One segment of Fusarium oxysporum f. sp. lycopersici 4287 chromosome 15, whole genome shotgun sequence DNA contains the following:
- a CDS encoding hypothetical protein (At least one base has a quality score < 10) — MAETSDYQSSISTFIVEDVKIFDGHKFIANGFVYVRDGHIADVGSGKPDRIIGQHTLRISRPQHTLIPGLIDAHIHALAGNTNSVEQSLRFGVTTVCDMHNEVEDIMRLKQWVAEPQNKARYSDYKYAGIGAVVEGGWPIPVMKKELESVPQGEKVLDAIVSAWPKINTGHDAKPFVQQQVNQHGASYIKMFHELGDTLGMKLPSPSIDVQNAIVKAAHDAGVIAVGHALSYSGAMDLLEAGVDGFTHIFLDEPPNDHFIKIMKSRNVHCNPTLSLCASQTAERQEWQQTFRRDPFARSMLIEKTFEKPLGLAKAERPRAGVQHAYETTRKLYQAGIPLIAGSDCAGQGFGVAYGLGVHIEMYLFAHEIGMSPEDVLKSATSTTAARFGFEDRGEISVGKKADLALVEGDIADVLSDPKNRCLPIVGVWRDGVLASIYERGYPEFVQIFDTDI; from the exons ATGGCAGAGACGAGCGATTATCAGTCATCGATAAGCACCTTCATTGTCGAAGATGTCAAAATCTTTGACGGTCATAAGTTTATTGCCAATGGCTTTGTCTATGTTCGTGACGGACATATCGCCGATGTTGGCAGCGGCAAGCCAGACAGAATTATCGGACAACATACCTTGAGGATCTCTCGACCACAACATACGCTCATCCCGGGACTGATTGACGCCCATATCCATGCCCTTGCTGGTAACACCAACAGTGTTGAACAGTCGCTTCGCTTTGGAGTCACAACCGTATGCGACATGCATAACGAAGTGGAAGATATCATGCGGCTGAAACAG TGGGTCGCCGAGCCGCAAAACAAGGCCAGGTACTCGGATTATAAGTACGCTGGAATCGGAGCGGTTGTCGAAGGAGGATGGCCTATCCCCGTCATGAAGAAGGAACTGGAGTCAGTTCCTCAGGGCGAGAAAGTTCTAGACGCCATCGTCTCGGCCTGGCCCAAAATAAATACAGGTCATGATGCAAAACCATTTGTCCAACAGCAGGTCAATCAGCATGGCGCATCATATATCAAGATGTTTCACGAACTGGGAGACACTCTCGGCATGAAACTACCGTCACCTTCTATAGATGTGCAAAACGCTATAGTAAAAGCCGCTCATGACGCGGGAGTCATTGCTGTTGGTCATGCCCTCAGCTATAGTGGCGCCATGGATCTCCTCGAGGCTGGAGTCGACGGCTTCACGCATATTTTCCTAGACGAACCTCCCAATGACCACTTCATCAAGATTATGAAGTCGCGCAATGTTCACTGCAACCCAACGCTGAGCTTATGTGCATCGCAAACCGCCGAGCGACAGGAATGGCAGCAAACATTCAGAAGAGACCCCTTTGCTCGGAGTATGCTGATTGAGAAAACATTCGAGAAGCCACTTGGACTAGCCAAGGCAGAGCGCCCAAGAGCCGGTGTACAGCACGCGTATGAAACCACGCGAAAGCTGTACCAGGCAGGTATCCCTTTGATAGCAGGCAGTGACTGTGCTGGTCAAGGGTTCGGTGTAGCATATGGTCTTGGCGTACATATTGAGATGTACCTTTTTGCCCATGAGATCGGCATGTCGCCCGAAGATGTCCTCAAATCTGCTACGTCTACTACAGCTGCTCGGTTTGGGTTCGAGGATAGAGGAGAGATTTCGGTTGGAAAGAAGGCAGATTTGGCGCTTGTCGAGGGTGACATTGCTGATGTACTATCTGATCCAAAGAACCGCTGTTTGCCAATCGTGGGTGTTTGGAGAGATGGTGTTCTGGCGTCTATTTATGAGCGGGGTTATCCTGAATTTGTGCAAATATTTGATACGGATATCTGA
- a CDS encoding 3-octaprenyl-4-hydroxybenzoate carboxy-lyase UbiX, which yields MKEVSSATRQLLGVSSKRFTFYHPTHFIQRPYVRLFSTSQSYLSWSGAQDQVQENALPSLESTRPRRIVVGITGATGAPYAIRILTLLHHLGVETHLIISKWALATLKYETSMSEADIRGLASRSYTAKDLSAPIASGSFQHDGMMIVPCSMKTLAAVRSGYCDDLISRAADVTLKEDRKLLLAIRETPLSSIHLENMLALRRANAIIFPPVPAFYTRPGGIDDIVDQSAGRMLDMIGIFTDGFERWEGFKKAQTEM from the coding sequence ATGAAAGAAGTCTCTTCCGCCACACGCCAACTTCTTGGAGTGTCTTCAAAAAGGTTCACGTTCTACCACCCTACTCACTTCATACAAAGACCTTATGTCAGGTTGTTCTCCACAAGCCAATCGTACTTGAGCTGGAGTGGAGCACAAGACCAGGTTCAAGAGAATGCCCTCCCATCTTTGGAATCAacaaggccgaggaggatCGTTGTCGGAATTACAGGTGCAACAGGTGCCCCGTACGCCATCCGCATCTTAActcttcttcaccacctAGGTGTGGAGACTCATCTTATCATTAGCAAATGGGCATTAGCCACACTCAAATACGAAACATCCATGAGCGAAGCTGATATTCGAGGCCTTGCGAGTAGATCATACACGGCAAAAGATCTCTCAGCACCAATCGCTTCAGGATCCTTTCAGCATGACGGAATGATGATTGTTCCCTGTAGCATGAAAACTCTTGCTGCAGTACGATCTGGTTACTGCGATGACCTAATATCAAGAGCCGCCGATGTCACACTCAAGGAAGATCGCAAACTACTCCTAGCTATTCGGGAAACACCTTTGAGTTCTATTCATCTTGAGAATATGCTTGCTCTTCGTCGTGCTAACGCCATCATCTTCCCTCCTGTTCCGGCTTTCTATACCAGGCCTGGGGGTATCGACGATATTGTCGATCAAAGTGCTGGAAGGATGTTGGATATGATAGGAATATTCACTGATGGGTTTGAGCGATGGGAGGGGTTCAAGAAAGCTCAGACTGAGATGTAG